One part of the Trichoplusia ni isolate ovarian cell line Hi5 chromosome 2, tn1, whole genome shotgun sequence genome encodes these proteins:
- the LOC113503942 gene encoding tctex1 domain-containing protein 1-B-like isoform X2: MSHEEKRYSVAAASAVVGRYISFRRPKGVRTYQPTYRLNPKKRFDAEKIEKVLKRVVDEELFEIEYSEKIVPDLCLNLSETIRNAVKEENYDRYRTIVSVTIGQRRQQGVHIFHTFLWDHERDAFASYNYENPHLFANVVVYAVYLD, translated from the exons atgtctCATGAAGAAAAAAGATATTCAGTCGCTGCTGCTAGTGCAGTAGTAGGCAGATACATCAGCTTTAGACGGCCTAAAGGG GTCCGGACTTACCAACCCACATATAGACTAAACCCCAAAAAACGATTCGATGCAGAAAAAATCGAAAAAGTCCTTAAGCGTGTGGTGGATGAAGAGTTATTTGAAATAGAGTACAGCGAGAAAATAGTTCCCGACCTCTGTTTGAACCTTTCAGAAACCATACGTAATGCCGTGAAAGAAGAAAACTATGACAG GTACAGAACAATTGTGAGTGTTACTATTGGACAACGGCGACAACAGGGCGTTCACATTTTCCATACATTTCTGTGGGACCATGAAAGAGATGCATTTGCCTCGTACAACTATGAAAATCCACACTTGTTTGCCAATGTCGTTGTCTATGCAGTATATTTAGactaa
- the LOC113503942 gene encoding tctex1 domain-containing protein 1-like isoform X1 — protein MSHEEKRYSVAAASAVVGRYISFRRPKGVRTYQPTYRLNPKKRFDAEKIEKVLKRVVDEELFEIEYSEKIVPDLCLNLSETIRNAVKEENYDRISKLQKHHLTINLPGKCLLKSEHDVYFANNSRGLGILLYLLFLLSRTTYRTIVSVTIGQRRQQGVHIFHTFLWDHERDAFASYNYENPHLFANVVVYAVYLD, from the exons atgtctCATGAAGAAAAAAGATATTCAGTCGCTGCTGCTAGTGCAGTAGTAGGCAGATACATCAGCTTTAGACGGCCTAAAGGG GTCCGGACTTACCAACCCACATATAGACTAAACCCCAAAAAACGATTCGATGCAGAAAAAATCGAAAAAGTCCTTAAGCGTGTGGTGGATGAAGAGTTATTTGAAATAGAGTACAGCGAGAAAATAGTTCCCGACCTCTGTTTGAACCTTTCAGAAACCATACGTAATGCCGTGAAAGAAGAAAACTATGACAG GATATCAAAATTGCAGAAGCACCATCTTACAATAAACCTTCCAGGAAAATGTCTGCTAAAGAGTGAGCATGATGTATATTTTGCCAATAATAGCCGGGGTCTCGGCATTCTCCTGTATTTACTGTTTTTGCTTTCGAGGACGAC GTACAGAACAATTGTGAGTGTTACTATTGGACAACGGCGACAACAGGGCGTTCACATTTTCCATACATTTCTGTGGGACCATGAAAGAGATGCATTTGCCTCGTACAACTATGAAAATCCACACTTGTTTGCCAATGTCGTTGTCTATGCAGTATATTTAGactaa